Part of the Neisseria leonii genome is shown below.
AAAGCGTGTTTTTGTTTATATCTTAATTTTTTGCTTCGGAGCGTCCGCTGAGGGATAGAGTGTTTATTCTATTGAATTTGATGGTGTTTTAAGCTGAATAAAACTGAAAAAAAGATACCGTGAAGTTTTGTTAAGCTTCTTCGGACTCTATATATCAGCCGTGGGGCGGATTCGGATTTCGGGTTTGTGCGGGGTGGCGGGCGGGTACGGCAAGCAGATAAGGCGGGTAAAAACAGGCCGTCTGAAAGGCGGATGCTTTCAGACGGCCCGTCTGCGGCGGGTCAGCTGCCGTATTGCTGCCACAGGGCTTCCTGCATACTGCATTCTGCGTCTTCGCCCGCTTCGGCGCGCAGATAGCTGCCGTCGGGCTGCATCAGCCACGCCTGGCGGTTGTCGGCCAGTGCCAGCGTGATGCTTTCGCGTACCACGCGCGCTTTGAGGTCGGGGTGTTCGATCGGGGTGCAGGTTTCGATACGGCGGAAAAAGTTGCGTGCCATCCAGTCGGCGCTGGAAATATAGACGTTTTCGGTACCGTCGTTATAGAAGTAGTAAACGCGCGCGTGTTCGAGCTGGCGGCCGATAATCGAGCGCACGCGGATGTTGTCCGACAGTCCCGGTACCTGCGGGCGCAGTGCGCACATGCCGCGCACAATCAGGTCGATTTCCACGCCGGCGGCCGAGGCTTCGTACAGGGCCTCGATAATGCCCGGCTCGATCAGTGAGTTCATTTTGGCGCAAATCTGCGCACGGCGGCCGGCTTGGGCGTGTTCTGTTTCGCGGGCGATGTTTTCCAGCAGCATTTTGTGCAGGGTAAACGGGCTTTGGTAGAGCTTGTTGAGACTGAGCGGCTGCCCCAGGCCGGTGATGGACAGAAATAAGGTGTTGATGTCGGCGGTCATGCCGTCATCTGCGGTCAGCAGGCCGAAGTCGGTGTAAATGCGGGAAGTGCCGGCGTGGTAGTTGCCGGTACCCAGATGGGCGTAGCGTTTGAGTACGCCGTTTTCCCGCCGGATGACCAGTGCCATTTTGGCGTGGACTTTGTAGCCGAATACGCCGTATACCACGTGTGCGCCCGCGTCTTCCAGCTGCTGTGCCCAGCTGACGTTGTTGGCTTCGTCAAAGCGCGCCATCAGTTCGACCACGACCGTTACCTGTTTGCCCGCCAGTGCGGCTTTGAGCAGGGCGGCGGCCAGTTCGGAATGGGAACCGGTACGGTAAATCGTCATTTTGATGGCGACCACATCGGGGTCGGCGGCCGCTTCGCGGATAAAGCGCACCACCGGTTCGAAGGACTGGTAGGGGTGGTGCAGCAGCACGGGCGCCCGCTGGACGGCGCGGATAACCGATTTGTTTTTTGCCAGATTTTTCGGCAGGCCGGGATTGCGCGGGGGAAATTTCAAATCGGGGCGCGCCACCATGTCGGGGACGGCCATCAGGCGCACCAGGTTGACCGGTCCGTTTACGCGGTACAGCCCGCTCTCTTCGAGTTTGAACTGATCCAGCAGGAAGCGGCTGATATGGCGGGGACAGGTTTCGGAAACTTCGAGGCGCACACCGTCGCCGTATTCGCGGTCGTGCAGCTCGCTCTGAATGGCGGTGCGCAGATTGGTCAGGTCTTCTTCGGCGACGGTCAGGTCGCTGTCGCGCGTCAGGCGGAACTGGTGGCAGCCTTTGACTTCCATGCCGGGGAACAGGTGGTGGACGTATTCGTGCAGAATGGAGGATAAAAAGACAAAGCCGTGTTCGTTGCCGCAGAGATCGGCTGGCAGTTTGACGACGCGCGGCAGAATGCGCGGTGCCTGTACGATGGCCATGCCGGAGGTGCGGCCGAAAGCGTCGGTGCCTTCCAGTTCCACTGCGAAATTGAGCGATTTGTTGGACGGGCGGGGGAAGGGGTGGGCGGATACCAGGCCGATGGGGGTCAGCACCGGCAGCAGTTCGCGGCGGAAATAGTCTTCAATCCATTCGCGCTGTGCGGCCGTCCAGTTGCGGCGGCGGTAAAAATGGATGCCTTCGCGGCCGAGGGCGGGTTGGAGCTGTTCGTTGAACAGTGTGTATTGTTCGTGAATCAGACGGCGTGCCGTTTCGCCGGCGGCGGTCAGGGTCTGCTGCGCGGTCAGACCGCTGTCGAGCAGGGCGTTCGGGTTTTGTTTGTGCCGGCGTTTCAGGTAAGCCATGCGCACTTCGAAAAATTCGTCGAGATTGGACGAGACGATGCACAAAAAGCGCAGCCGTTCCAGCAGCGGGACGCGTTCGTCCTGCGCCTGCGCCAAGACGCGGCGGTTGAATTCCAGAAGGCTTTGTTCGCGGCAGAGCAGACGGTGGGATTGGGGCATGGCCGGTTCCTTGGTGGCAGATGGAAAAAAACATTATAGCAAAGCCTTTTTGACAGAAATATGGCAGCGGGGCGGTGTTGATGCCGTCTGAAAACAAACGGTGCCGCTTTTTTTCGGGCGGCCTGCGGCGCGGTTTTGCATGCGGAGGATTGCTGTGCTAGTCTGCGGGCGCGAAAACGGGAGGGACGGGTATGACGGAAATTGCAGTCTGGCGTACCGCCGATGCGGTGCCGGTGGAAGATTACGGTTTGGCCGAAACAGACAGGCCGCCTGAAACGGGGCTGTATCTGCTGGCCGACGGCAGCGGTGTGAGTTTGTGCAAAAGCGGCGAGAAAGGGCGGGTGCGTGCCGAGTTTGCCGAAGGGGCGGCACAGCACCGGCGCACACAGGGCGGCGGCGAACTGATTGCCCGGGCGGTGAACCATACTGCCTGCCCGTCGGTGTGGGACGCGACGGGCGGTTTGGGGCGCGATGCGTTTGTGCTGGCCTCGCTGGGTTTGAATGTGAAAGTGTTCGAGCGGCATCCGGCCGTGGCTGCTCTGTTTTCAGACGGCCTCAGGCGGGCGGCGGCCGACCCCGATGCGGCAGCGGCAGCGGCGCGGATCGAACTGGTATACGCCGATGCGGCGGCATATATGGACACGGCGCAGGAACGCCCCGATGTGGTGTATCTCGATCCGATGTATCCGGTGCGCCGCAAATCGGCAGCGGTCAAAAAAGAAATGGCGTATTTTCACGAGCTGGTAGGTGCGGCGGAGGCCGGTGATGAAGCGGCATTGTTGGCGGCGGCACGCCGCTGCGCCAAAAAACGGGTGGTGGTCAAACGGCCGCGGCTGGGCGACTGTCTGGCCGGTGAGCCGCCTGCTTATCATTACGGCGGCAAATCCACACGGTTTGATGTGTATCTGCCGTTTTTTCCGCAACAGGACGATTAAGGAAGGCGTATGGAAGTGCCGCAGTTTGAGCATATTTTGAGCCGTGCGCTGCACGATGCGCTGTGGCGGCGCGTGCAGGCGGTATTTGCGTTTGATCCGGGCCGGTGGCACGAATTGCGGCTCAACGGCCGCCATTTGGGCTATCTGAACGACAAATGGCGGCGGCTTCTGCTGCGCGATTGGACAGGCCGTCTGAAAAGCAATGACAGGGCGGTGTATCTGGAAACCGACGACTGGCTGGCTATGGGCGACCGTTTGCAGAACATGGCTGCCGTATGGCGTGATACGGGCGAGTTGTCGGGCTGGCGCAACGAAGCGTTCAGCGTGAGGCTGGACGGCGAAACACTGTTTGACTTGGAACGTGCCGCGTTCCGTCCCCTAGGCCTGTACAGCCACGCCGTCCACATCAACGGTTTGAGCAGGTACGAAGGGCAGTGGCGGTTTTGGATTGCGCGGCGCAGTCCGTATAAGACAGTGGATCCGGGCAAGCTCGACAATATGGTGGGCGGCGGTGTGGCGGCGGGCGAGAGCGTGTCCGAAGCACTGTGCCGCGAAGGCTGGGAGGAGGCAGGCCTGTCCGACACGCTGCTCGCACCGCTGGTGTGCCGCTGGCGCTTAGACAGCCTGCGCACCGTTTCGCGCGGCCTGCACCGCGAGTGCCTGCACGTGTATCACGCCGTTCTGCCGGCCGGTACCACACCGGAAAACCAAGACGGCGAAGTGGCCGGATTCGAACTGTTCGATGCGGAAACGCTGGCTGGGAAAATGTGCGCGGGCGAGATGATGAACGATGCGCTTTTGGCCACGCTGGCCGCGTTTGCCGATTACGGCCTGCTCGATGAGGCACACCCTCTGGCGCAGTTTCTTGCCTGTCAGGCGTCCCCTGCCGAAGGGGCAGTGCTTGCGGCGGGCGGAAGAAACATATTATGATGCGTACAGTCTTAATAAAAAATAACAGACGGCGCACAGCGGCCGCAGGAGTCGAGAAATGGAAGTAGGCGTATCCAAACATGCTTCGATGAATATCGCACTGGTACAGGCGCGCGAAGCGTTGATGACAAATTTCCGTCCGATACTCAACGAAGCGGGTGTGACCGAGCAGCAATGGCGGATTATCCGGCTGGTGGCCGAAAACGGCACCTCGGATTTTCAGTCGTTGGCCGAAGATGCCTGTATCCTGCGCCCCAGCCTGACCGGAATTTTGGTGCGGCTGGAAAAAAACGGCTATCTGGTGCGGCTCAAACCGGCAAACGACCAGCGGCGCGTGTTTATCAAGCTCACCGACGCGGGCAAGCGGCTGTATCAGGAAATCGGCAGCAGGGTGGACGAACGTTACGATGCCATCGAGCGCGTGATGGGGAAAAGCAAGATGGAACAGCTGCGCGGCCTGCTGTCAGACCTGCACACCGCACGCCACCCGCTGCCGCCTGCCGATGCCGTCTGAAAACCGCAGCAGGCCGCTCCGCCCCTTCCGCCCGCCGCATCCGTTTCAGACGGCCTGACCGTTCCCGCCGTCTGCCCGCCGCACCATAACCGGCCGTTGCGGATATGCCGCAGCGGCCATACTGAATCCAACATTCAAAGCCATGACTGAAACCCACCCCCTGCAGGCCGCGTTCCGCGATGCCATGGCCGCCTGTGCCGCCGGCGTACATGTGATTACTACCGACGGTGCGGCAGGCCGCTACGGCATTACCATGACGGCCGTTTCCGCCGTAACCGATACCCCGCCTACCGTGATGCTGTGCATCAACCGCCAATCGGCCGTCGTGCCGGTGCTGCTGCAAAACCGCGCGCTGTGCATCAACGTGCTGTCGGCGGGGCAGCAGGACGTTGCCGAGCATTTTGCCGGTATGACCGCCCTGTCGCCCGAAGAGCGTTTCGAATACCACATCTGGCACCGGGGGCAAAGCGGCCAGTTGCAGGTGGAAGGCGCGCTGGCGCACCTGCACGGCACCCTTGCCGCGCAAAACGAAGTGGGCACGCATTGGGTGTTTCTGGTCGAAATCGACGAAATTGCCGTGCATGACGGCAAAACCACCCGCGATCCGGCACTGGTGTATTTCCGCCGCCGTTTCGGCAGTCTGGCTTGAAGCACGGAGCACGCATGGGCGTCTTGAACGAAATTCTCGATTACAACGACAAATTTGTCGCCGAAGGGCGTTACGAACGTTTTTTTACCAACAAATACCCCGAACGCGGGCTGGCGATTCTGTCGTGCATGGACGCGCGCATGGTCGAGCTGCTGCCTTCCGCCCTGGGCTTGAAAAACGGCGATGCCAAACTGATTAAAAATGCCGGTGCGTTGGTCAGCCACCCGTGGGGCTCCGTCATGCGCAGCCTGCTGGTGGCGGTGTTCGAACTGAAAGTAACGGAAATTATGGTGGTGGCGCATTACGACTGCGGTATGCGCGGCCTGAATGCCGGTTCGTTTCTGGCACACGCCGACGCATTCGGTATCCCCGAAGACCGCATCACGACGCTGCGCAATGCCGGTATCGATTTGGACGGCTGGCTGACCGGTTTCGACGATGTGGAAGACAGTGTGCGCCACACCGTCAGCCTGATCCGCCGCCACCCGCTGATGCCGGACAATGTGGCGGTACACGGGCTGGTTATCCATCCGGCCACGGGCAAACTGACGCTGGTGGCCGACGGACGCAGCGAATGTCCGCTGCCGCCGGGGAAACAGGTATGAAAATCGGCCTGTTCGGCGGGACGTTCGACCCCGTCCACAACGGGCATACGCAGATTGCCCGTGCGTTTGCCGATGAATTGGCACTCGATACGGTGATTTTCCTGCCTGCCGGCGACCCTTACCACAAAGATGCGCCGCGTACGCCCGCCGAACACCGTCTGGCCATGACGCAGCTGGCGGTACGGAACGATGCGCGTTTTGCTGTGAGCGACTGCGACATTGTGCGTTCGGGTGCCACTTATACCGTCGATACGGTACAGATTTTCCGTCAGCAGTTTCCGCAGGCGCAGCTGTGGTGGCTGATGGGCATGGACAGCCTGCTGCAACTGCACACGTGGAAAAACTGGCAGATGCTGGTGCGCCAAACCCGTATTGCCGTGGCCGCCCGAGGGGAAAGCAGTCTGTCGGCCGTCCCGCCCGAACTGCGGAACTGGCTGGGCGGTGCGCTGGAAAACGGCACCCTGCATCTGTTGCAGACACCGCTTTATCCCGTCAGTTCCAGTGAAATCCGAGGCCGTCTGAAAAGCGGCCCGGCGGCAGACGAATGGCTGGATGCCGCGGTGGCCGACTATATCCGCCGCCACGGACTCTATCGCGGATAGCCGTCCGCCGCGCTGCTGCCGCAGGCGGAATTTTTTGAACAGCATGACGGTGTGTGGCGGCCGTCTGCGGATTTCAGACGGCCCGGATTGCCGAATCGGGTATAATGGCCGGACGAATGATTTTTCAGGACAGAGCATGATTGAACAGGAATTGCCGGATATGCAGCAGATGACCGCCGTGGCGGTCAATGCGCTGGAAGACGTAAAAGCCAAAGATATTGTGGTGCTCGATACCGCCGATAAAACCCCGCTGTTTGCCAAAATGATCATCGCCAGCGGCGACAGCACCCGCCAAGTCAAAGCCTTGGCCAACAATGTGGCGGTGGACTTGAAAGCGGCCGGTTTTGAGATTTTGAGCAGCGAAGGCCAGGATTCGGGCGAATGGGCGCTGGTGGATGCGGGCGATCTGGTGGTACACATTATGCTGCCTGCCGTGCGCGATTTTTACGACATTGAAGCTTTGTGGGGCGGCGAAAAGCCGTCGTATCATGCGGGTGCGGCCAAGCCTTGGCACGCCGCAGACAACTGAAAAGGAGTACGCGACATGAAACGCAATCTCTGTTTGACGGCCGCTGCCGTTTTGGTGCTGGCTGCGTGCGGTGCGGATCAGCCGCAAACCCGCCGTCTGGATTTGGGACAGGCCGTTCAGGGTTATCCCGCCGAAACCTTCCGCTGCGAAAACGGTGCCACCGTGCGCGTTTCTCCGGCGGGCGAAGACCATGTCCGCCTGTCGCTGGGCAATGCGCATACCCGTCTGGCCGCACAGCGCGCTGCTTCCGGCAACCTGTATGCGGCACAGCAGGGCCTGTTCGGCAAGCCGACCGAGTGGCACGTCAAGGGCGGGGAAGCCGCATTTGAATACACATCTGCCGCCGGCGCGGCGGTCGTTACCGTCTGCCGTTCGGCCGACTGAATTTAGGTCGGCATGAATATTACGGTTTTGGCGGTCGGCACCAAAATGCCCGCATGGGTGGATGATGCGGTTGCCGAATATGCCAAACGCTTCGGCCGCGATATTCAGTACACCCTGAAGGAAATCAAGCCGGAAAAGCGCGGTGCGGGCGTCAATGCCGCGCAGGGCATGGCGGCCGAAGAAAAGCGGATTATGGAGGCTGTGCCGCAGGGCGCGTTTCTGGTGGTGCTGGACGAGCGCGGCCAAGCCCCCACTTCGCTGGCTCTGGCGGCACATTTGAAGCAGTGGCAGCTTGACGGCGAGCATGTCTGTTTTGTGATCGGCGGTGCCGACGGCATGACCGATGCAGTCAAGCAGAAAGCCCGGCTGACCCTGCGCCTGTCCAGCCTGACCCTGCCGCACGGTATGGTGCGCGTGCTGCTGACCGAGCAGCTCTACCGTGCGGCATCGATTCTCAACAACCATCCGTACCACCGCGAGTAGCGGCGGTTCGGCAGTTTCGGCAGACGGCTTCCGTTGCCGGAATCGGGCAGTATGCCGCCATTCCTGCCCGCGTTACCTGATTGGCCGAAAAGGCCGTCTGAAAAGCGTGTAGCGTATTTCAGACGGCCTTTTTTGTATGCCGGTCATGGGATCGGGGTAGCGTTTCGAAAGAAGTTCGGCCCTGAGAAGAGCGGGCGCAGGACGGTTCAGGCATCCGTTCCGCTTTTGCAGTCGGACAGAAAACGGTTCACGCCGTCGGCACAGCGGCGGCTTTTTTGTTCCAGCGTCTGCCGCAGCAGCGCATCGTTGTGCGGCAGGGCGGCACGCCCGGCTTCACGGTGCCACAGATGATAGGCCAAGCCGCCGAATTTGAGGTTTTTGCGCCTGATGCCGTTGTGGTAGAGGCGGGCGGCAAATTCGCTGTCTTCGCGCCCCCAGCCGACAAAGGCATTGTTGAAGCCGTTTACCGCCAAAGCATCGCGCCGGTAAAGTCCCATATTGCAGCTTTTGATGTTTTTGAGTTTACGGTGTGTTTTTGCAGCCACCAGATTTTTGAGGCAGCGGCAGCGGACGGCGGCGAGTTTTTTTTCGATACCGCTGCAGTAAAAGGGCGGGCGGTAGTCGGGCGGCAGCGGTGCACCCAGCAGGTTTCGGGTAGCGGGTTCGGTCAGCAGTACACGGCTGCCCTGAACGAGGATGCCGGGTTCGGCAACGGATAAATGGTCGCGGACAAATTCGGTGTGCAGCACCATATCGCCGTCGATAAAGATGATGTAGCTGCTGTCGGCGGCGGCCAGTGCACGGTTGCGTGATTCGGCTGCACGAAAGCCGTCGTCCGGTTGCCATGTGTGTTTGACCGGCACGGGCGACAGAGCGGCAAACCGGGCGATGAGTTTTCGGGTTTCCTCCCCCGATCCGTCGTCGGCCACAATGATTTCTGCCGGCAGCACGCTTTGGCGCAGAGCCGACTGTAAAACCAAATCCAAGGCATCGGGACGGTTGTAGGTGGTGATAATCAGCGAAACATCGGTCATCAGAGCTTTCCGTTTGATCGGTAAAGGTAATACAGGCGGACGTATTTCGTCATGGTGTAGAAATAATGATTGACGGCGAAAATCCAGCCGATTCTGCCGTCCAGAAAACCTCTGTCGAAAAGATAGACTTTGATAAAGGCCCAAAACGGCCGCAGTATGATGTCTTTGAAAAAACCGACCGGCTTGCCTGCTTCTCGGTATTTTTCGGCCGACAGTCGGGTATAGGCATTGAATTTGCCGAAATATTGATCCCAATTGTCGTAGGTGTAGTGGAACATGGGCGATTTCAGGCGGGCGTTGCGGTAGGGGTGGACGATGGCTTGATGCACCAAGCCTTCGACACGGATGCCTTTGGCTGGCAGCAGGCGGCAGACGTAATCGGGACGAAGTGTGCCGTGTGTGGCCCGGTTGTGGCGGAAACGGTTGTGCCGCCGGATCCAATAGGCAGTATCCTGAGACTGCTGTGCGGTTTGGCGGATTTCTTCGGCCAGATCGGGCGAAATCCGTTCGTCGGCATCGAGAAACAGTACCCACGGGCAGCGCGCCTGTCCGACGGCAAACATCTGCTGGCCGCCGAAATCGCCGTCCATGTGCCGCCGAATGACACGCGCACCCAGTGCTTCGGCCAGACGGGCGGTTTCGTCGGTACTGAAATCGTCAATAACGATGATTTCATCGGCGAAGGTGCAGCTTTTGATGCAGTCTTCGATATTGTGCTGTTCGTTGCGCGCCATAATCAGGACGCTGACGGTATGTTCCATGCAGGTTGCTCCGGTTGTGTACCGTCTCAGCGTTTTTGCGGCTGAATTACGACATTGACACGGCGGCCGCTTTTTTCTGCGGCAGCGGGATTGCTGTTTACGGTATAGACTTCGGTGCGGGTGTTGTAGGTGATGCGGTCGCCCTCGGCACTGTCGCCGCCGCGCGTTACGCGCGCATTGCCGCTCAATACCACCATGCCGTCGGCCGAAGTGTAATCGATCCGGTTGGCACGGCCGTTTACCGTGCCTTTGTTATTGTCGAGCATTTGGCTGAACTGCACGGGACTGCCGAGGGCTTTCATGACCTGCTCGTTGTTGGCGGTAACGACATTGACGCTGGCGGCGCGGATATTGAGTGTGCCTTGACGGATAATGACGTTGCCGCTGAATGTGGTGCTTTGGTTGCGCTGGTCGAGTTGGCCTTGGTCGGCCTCGATTTCGATCGGCCTGCTGCGGTCGCTTTCCAATGCCCAAACAGCGGGGGCGGCCAGCAGGAGGGCGGCCAGCAGGAGTTCAGGAAGGGTTTTTCGGTACATAAATAGTGGCTTTCACGCGGGCGGGCAGATTGAGCAGCCCTTGTTGGTAATCATAAGTCAGGCCCTGAGCGGTGCCGTTCGATTCGCCGTAGCGGTAGGTAACGGCGGCATCGGTTCGGGCGAGTTTGCCGACGGTATCGATAATCAGGTGTTCCGTTTTTAACTCGCCTGCCGCTTGGCCGTCTGCGGGGGCTTTGTCGAGGACGACTTGGTTTTTCAGTTCGATTTGGCGGCTTTCGGTATTGTATCGGGCAGAACGGCTGGCGGCCTGATAAATCCGGCGGCCGTTTTCATACACTTGCAGGGTCAGGGTGTCGAAGGAGACGTCGTCGCTCTCGGGCAGCTGCCACGCCGATTCGGCGCGCAGGTGTTGCGCAATCAGGCCATTGCTGTCGAACTGGCGGCCGTCTATGCCGCGCATACGGTATTGCGGTTCGTCAGGATTGAGAGCGGCTTCTTCGATGCGGATTTCGCTGATGCGGCCGAGCCACGCGCTCAGGCCGCCGAGCAGGGCGGCCAGAACCAGCGGGAACAGCCAGCCGTAACGCCATTTACCATTCATTTGACATACTCTTCAAGGGCGGCGGCCAGGTTGCCTTGGGCGTGCATAATCAAATCGCACAGTTCGCGGACGGCACCTTTCCCGGCCGGGCGGCGGGTAATGTAGGCAGCGTGGCGCAAGGTAAATTCGTGTGCTTCGGGTACGGCAGCGGGCAGGCCGCAGCGTACCATCACGGGCAAATCGACCACATCGTCGCCGATAAAGGCGCATTCTTCCTGTGCGACACCGGCGAGGCTGCGCAGCCGGTCATAGGCGGCACGTTTGTCGTGAATGCCTTTGAAGTAATGGTTGATGCCCAACTGCTGCATGCGGATGCCGACCGAAGGGGCATCGCGGCCGGTGATGACGGCGGTTTGCACACCGGTCTGACCGAGCATTTTCAGGCCGTGTCCGTCGAGGGTGTGGAACGATTTGATTTCTTCGCCGTTGTCGCGGATAAAGATGCGGCCGTCGGTCAGTACGCCGTCCACGTCCGTAATCAGCAGTTTGATGCGGCGGGCGCGTTCGATGATGTCGGGCGGAAAGGGGGGCATGTCGGTTCCTTAAACAATGCGTGCTTGAAGCAGGTCGTGCATATTGAGTGCGCCGAGCAGGCGGTTGCTGCCGTCGGTTACCAGCAGGCCGTTGATGTTGTGCTGCTGCATCTGTTTCAGGGCTTCGGCGGCCAGTTTGTCGGCAGTGATGGTTTTCGGCTCGGGGTGCATGATGTGATTGACGGTCAGGCCTGCGAAGCTGTCGCGGTGCTGGAACAGGCGGCGCAGGTCGCCGTCGGTCAGGATGCCTTTCAGACGGCCTTCGCTGTCGGTTACGGCCAGCATCCCCAAGCCTTTTTCGCTCATCACGACCACCGCTTCTTTCAGCGGCGTGCCGTCGTTTACGGCAGGCAGTGCGTCGCCGCCGTGCATGATGTGGCCGACAGTCAGCAGCAGGCGTTTTCCCAAACTGCCGGCGGGGTGGCTGCGGGCGAAGTCGTCGGTCGTGAAGCCGCGCGCGCGCAGCAGGGCAACAGCCAATGCGTCGCCCAGAGCCATGACGGCGGTGGCACTGCTGGTCGGTGCCAAACCCAGCGGGCAGGCTTCCTGTTTCACGGCGGCAGTGATGTGGATGTCGGCGTGGCGCGCCAGAGCCGATTGCGGGCGGGAGCTGATGCCGATCAGGCAGATCTGCTTGCGTTTGAGGGCGGGCATGATGGTAACCAGTTCGTCGCTTTCGCCCGAATTGGAAAGTGCAATGACGACATCGCCGTCGGTAATCATGCCCAAATCGCCGTGGGCGGCTTCGGTGGGGTGGACAAAGAAAGCGGGTGTGCCGGTGGAGGCCAGCGTGGCGGCGGTTTTGCGGCCGATGTGGCCGGATTTGCCGACACCGATCACCACTGTGCGGCCGGTGCAGCGGAGGACGGCACCGACCGCGCGCCCGAACGATTCGTCCAGTGCATGTGCAATGTCGTGCAGACCTTCGGCTTCGATGCGCAGCACATCGCGCGCCCAAACGAGATACTGTTGCGTGTTGTCCATGATGCTTCCTGTCTGCCGGGACTATCCTCAGGCGTGATTTCGCGTTAGGATAGACCGTTATTTCAACCACTCATCAGGAAAGAATAAAATGGCTATTTTATCGGACGTTAAGGCATTAGGCCAACAAATTTGGCTGGACAACCTGTCGCGCTCGCTGGTGCATGACGGTACTTTGGCGCAAATGCTGGCCGGGGGGGTGTGCGGCGTGACTTCCAATCCGGCCATTTTCCAGAAAGCCTTTGCCGGCGATGCGCTGTATGCCGACGAAGTGGCCGAACTCAAAGCGCAGGATTTAACCCCCAAACAGCGTTATGAAACGCTGGCGGTGGCC
Proteins encoded:
- a CDS encoding glycosyltransferase family 2 protein; this translates as MEHTVSVLIMARNEQHNIEDCIKSCTFADEIIVIDDFSTDETARLAEALGARVIRRHMDGDFGGQQMFAVGQARCPWVLFLDADERISPDLAEEIRQTAQQSQDTAYWIRRHNRFRHNRATHGTLRPDYVCRLLPAKGIRVEGLVHQAIVHPYRNARLKSPMFHYTYDNWDQYFGKFNAYTRLSAEKYREAGKPVGFFKDIILRPFWAFIKVYLFDRGFLDGRIGWIFAVNHYFYTMTKYVRLYYLYRSNGKL
- a CDS encoding HAD family hydrolase, translating into MPPFPPDIIERARRIKLLITDVDGVLTDGRIFIRDNGEEIKSFHTLDGHGLKMLGQTGVQTAVITGRDAPSVGIRMQQLGINHYFKGIHDKRAAYDRLRSLAGVAQEECAFIGDDVVDLPVMVRCGLPAAVPEAHEFTLRHAAYITRRPAGKGAVRELCDLIMHAQGNLAAALEEYVK
- the lptC gene encoding LPS export ABC transporter periplasmic protein LptC: MNGKWRYGWLFPLVLAALLGGLSAWLGRISEIRIEEAALNPDEPQYRMRGIDGRQFDSNGLIAQHLRAESAWQLPESDDVSFDTLTLQVYENGRRIYQAASRSARYNTESRQIELKNQVVLDKAPADGQAAGELKTEHLIIDTVGKLARTDAAVTYRYGESNGTAQGLTYDYQQGLLNLPARVKATIYVPKNPS
- a CDS encoding glycosyltransferase family 2 protein; protein product: MTDVSLIITTYNRPDALDLVLQSALRQSVLPAEIIVADDGSGEETRKLIARFAALSPVPVKHTWQPDDGFRAAESRNRALAAADSSYIIFIDGDMVLHTEFVRDHLSVAEPGILVQGSRVLLTEPATRNLLGAPLPPDYRPPFYCSGIEKKLAAVRCRCLKNLVAAKTHRKLKNIKSCNMGLYRRDALAVNGFNNAFVGWGREDSEFAARLYHNGIRRKNLKFGGLAYHLWHREAGRAALPHNDALLRQTLEQKSRRCADGVNRFLSDCKSGTDA
- the lptA gene encoding lipopolysaccharide transport periplasmic protein LptA, coding for MYRKTLPELLLAALLLAAPAVWALESDRSRPIEIEADQGQLDQRNQSTTFSGNVIIRQGTLNIRAASVNVVTANNEQVMKALGSPVQFSQMLDNNKGTVNGRANRIDYTSADGMVVLSGNARVTRGGDSAEGDRITYNTRTEVYTVNSNPAAAEKSGRRVNVVIQPQKR
- a CDS encoding SIS domain-containing protein; this encodes MDNTQQYLVWARDVLRIEAEGLHDIAHALDESFGRAVGAVLRCTGRTVVIGVGKSGHIGRKTAATLASTGTPAFFVHPTEAAHGDLGMITDGDVVIALSNSGESDELVTIMPALKRKQICLIGISSRPQSALARHADIHITAAVKQEACPLGLAPTSSATAVMALGDALAVALLRARGFTTDDFARSHPAGSLGKRLLLTVGHIMHGGDALPAVNDGTPLKEAVVVMSEKGLGMLAVTDSEGRLKGILTDGDLRRLFQHRDSFAGLTVNHIMHPEPKTITADKLAAEALKQMQQHNINGLLVTDGSNRLLGALNMHDLLQARIV